One Candidatus Thermoplasmatota archaeon genomic window carries:
- a CDS encoding DNA-3-methyladenine glycosylase, whose product MEPLKGIETMMRNRNMKEIEKLTSGPGKLTCAFRVTNSFTGLSICKNYELFVAEGNNEKLKIGSPYRIGLKEDLPKKLRFYIINDKFVSGN is encoded by the coding sequence TTGGAGCCTTTAAAAGGTATTGAGACAATGATGAGGAATAGAAATATGAAAGAAATTGAGAAATTAACTTCTGGCCCAGGAAAGCTTACATGCGCTTTTAGGGTGACGAACTCATTTACAGGCTTAAGCATTTGCAAAAACTATGAATTATTTGTAGCTGAAGGAAATAATGAGAAACTCAAAATTGGTAGCCCTTACAGAATAGGTTTAAAAGAAGACTTGCCAAAGAAACTTAGATTTTATATAATCAACGATAAATTTGTATCTGGGAATTAG